Proteins encoded together in one Monomorium pharaonis isolate MP-MQ-018 chromosome 8, ASM1337386v2, whole genome shotgun sequence window:
- the LOC105832675 gene encoding glutathione S-transferase yields MAGEQPKYKLIYFNARGRAEHIRYIFAFAGIDYIDERISNDRWPELKKSMPYGMLPVLEIDGKPIAQSNAVARYLAREHNLAGKDEWESMLCDVLVDTLGDLKQFIFQYRTEEDHFKKEEKKAKLLKETIPFYLNKFEQTVAENGGYAVGSTTTWADFVFTVALENFENMFGATALENYPALRGLKNRVHEISAIADWLSRRPHSEF; encoded by the exons ATGGCCGGGGAACAACCAAAGTACAAATTGATCTACTTTAATGCACGAGGACGTGCCGAACATATTCGCTACATATTCGCTTTCGCGGGCATCGACTATATCGACGAGAGGATCTCCAACGATCGCTGGCCTGAGCTTAAGAAGT CGATGCCTTACGGGATGCTGCCAGTTCTGGAGATAGACGGCAAGCCGATAGCGCAAAGCAACGCCGTGGCGCGTTACCTGGCCCGCGAGCACAATCTCGCGGGCAAGGACGAATGGGAATCAATGCTGTGTGACGTACTGGTCGATACCTTGGGGGACTTGAAACAAT TCATCTTTCAATATCGTACAGAGGAAGATCATTTTAAAAAGGAGGAGAAAAAGGCGAAACTCCTGAAGGAAACAATACCGTTCTACCTGAATAAGTTCGAGCAAACTGTTGCCGAGAACGGTGGTTACGCGGTTGGTTCTACG ACCACGTGGGCGGACTTCGTTTTCACGGTGGCGTTAGAGAACTTTGAGAACATGTTCGGTGCGACTGCCTTGGAGAATTATCCGGCGTTACGCGGCCTGAAAAACCGGGTGCACGAAATTTCAGCGATCGCCGACTGGTTATCCCGGCGACCTCATTCGGAATTCTAA